The following are encoded together in the Pedobacter sp. D749 genome:
- a CDS encoding DUF6370 family protein, giving the protein MKKLIFAVLLGVFSVAVNAQTTPQKTVAAKVVTKQVVDIACGECQFKMKGKDCELSVKIDGKPYFVDGKGIDDFGDAHGKHGFCNAVSKAEVTGEIVNNRFKAKEIKLLPVKK; this is encoded by the coding sequence ATGAAAAAGTTAATATTTGCCGTTTTACTTGGTGTATTTTCAGTTGCTGTAAATGCCCAAACCACACCTCAAAAAACTGTGGCTGCAAAAGTGGTAACCAAACAAGTGGTCGATATTGCCTGTGGCGAATGTCAGTTTAAAATGAAAGGTAAAGATTGCGAATTGTCAGTTAAAATTGATGGCAAACCTTATTTTGTAGATGGTAAAGGCATTGATGATTTTGGCGATGCCCATGGTAAACATGGTTTTTGCAATGCGGTAAGTAAAGCAGAAGTTACCGGCGAAATCGTAAACAACCGCTTTAAAGCAAAAGAAATAAAGTTATTGCCAGTTAAAAAATAG
- the ahcY gene encoding adenosylhomocysteinase: MSSVETTYIPYKVKDISLAEWGRKEIGLAEAEMPGLMSLRKEFGPTQPLKGARIAGCLHMTIQTAVLIETLVALGAEVTWSSCNIFSTQDHAAAAIAAAGIQVYAWKGLNEEEFDWCIEQTLHFGPEQQPLNMILDDGGDLTNMVFDKYPELIAAIKGLSEETTTGVHRLYERMKNGTLHLPAINVNDSVTKSKFDNKYGCRESLVDAIRRATDVMMAGKVAVVCGYGDVGKGSAESLSSQGVRVIVTEIDPICALQAAMEGYEVKKLATAIKEADIVVTTTGNCDIVREQHFRALKDKAIVCNIGHFDNEIDMAWLNGAYGDTKVEIKPQVDKYTIDGKDVIVLAEGRLVNLGCATGHPSFVMSNSFTNQTLAQLELWTNTGAYENKVYTLPKHLDEKVARLHLEKIGVELDVLDQHQADYIGVPVEGPFKADTYRY, from the coding sequence ATGTCATCAGTAGAGACAACCTATATCCCTTACAAAGTTAAGGACATTTCACTGGCAGAATGGGGCCGTAAAGAAATCGGATTAGCCGAAGCAGAAATGCCAGGTTTAATGAGTTTACGTAAAGAATTCGGTCCAACACAACCGTTAAAAGGTGCGCGTATTGCAGGTTGTCTGCACATGACCATCCAAACGGCTGTATTAATCGAAACATTAGTGGCCCTTGGTGCTGAAGTTACCTGGTCATCTTGCAATATTTTCTCCACACAAGATCACGCTGCGGCTGCAATTGCTGCTGCGGGTATTCAGGTTTATGCCTGGAAAGGTTTAAACGAAGAAGAATTCGACTGGTGTATTGAGCAAACTTTACACTTCGGTCCGGAACAACAACCATTAAACATGATTTTGGATGATGGTGGCGATTTAACCAATATGGTTTTTGATAAATACCCTGAGTTGATTGCAGCAATTAAAGGTTTATCAGAAGAAACGACAACTGGTGTTCACCGTTTATACGAAAGAATGAAAAACGGAACATTGCACTTACCTGCAATTAACGTTAACGATTCGGTTACTAAATCTAAATTCGATAACAAATACGGTTGTCGTGAATCATTGGTTGATGCGATCCGTCGTGCTACTGACGTAATGATGGCTGGTAAAGTAGCTGTTGTTTGTGGTTATGGCGATGTGGGTAAAGGTTCAGCAGAATCGTTAAGCTCACAAGGTGTACGTGTTATTGTAACTGAAATTGACCCAATCTGTGCTTTACAGGCTGCAATGGAAGGTTACGAAGTTAAAAAATTAGCTACAGCGATTAAAGAAGCTGATATCGTGGTAACTACTACAGGTAACTGTGATATCGTTCGCGAGCAACATTTCAGGGCATTAAAAGATAAAGCGATTGTTTGTAACATCGGTCACTTCGATAACGAAATCGATATGGCCTGGTTAAACGGTGCTTATGGCGATACCAAAGTTGAAATTAAACCTCAGGTTGATAAATATACCATTGATGGTAAAGACGTAATCGTTCTTGCTGAAGGTCGTTTGGTTAACTTAGGTTGTGCAACTGGTCACCCAAGTTTTGTAATGAGTAACTCGTTTACCAACCAAACTTTGGCTCAGTTAGAGCTTTGGACAAACACTGGTGCTTACGAAAACAAAGTATATACTTTGCCTAAACATTTAGACGAAAAAGTTGCCCGTTTACACTTAGAAAAAATCGGTGTAGAATTAGATGTTTTGGATCAACACCAAGCTGATTATATCGGCGTACCGGTTGAAGGTCCTTTCAAGGCAGATACATACAGGTATTAG
- a CDS encoding GtrA family protein, giving the protein MDLFFRILKFGLTGFLGMAIDFGATWLCKEKIKINKYIANAIGFTLAVTNNYLINRIWTFESTNTHWATEFSKFLVVSLIGLGLNTFIIYLFHQRKNGTNFYVAKFFAIVIVFVWNFLANMLFTFR; this is encoded by the coding sequence ATGGATTTATTCTTCCGCATCTTAAAATTTGGATTAACGGGTTTCCTCGGGATGGCGATAGATTTCGGCGCGACATGGCTGTGCAAAGAGAAAATCAAGATCAATAAATACATTGCTAATGCCATTGGTTTTACTTTAGCCGTAACCAATAATTATCTCATTAACCGGATATGGACATTCGAAAGTACCAACACCCATTGGGCAACTGAATTCAGTAAATTTTTAGTGGTGAGTTTAATCGGCTTGGGTTTAAACACCTTCATCATTTACCTATTCCATCAAAGGAAAAACGGAACCAACTTTTATGTGGCGAAGTTTTTTGCGATTGTAATTGTTTTTGTTTGGAATTTTTTGGCGAATATGTTATTTACTTTTAGGTAG
- a CDS encoding CBS domain-containing protein, protein MKSVKHLLDTKQVIIISVSENISVLDALKVMTEKNISAVLVMEDQQLHGIFTERDYARKIILQGKSSKDTLIKEAMTAKPITIKFSDSIDHCMELMTDKHIRHLPVVENDEVKGMVSIGDVVKFIIADQKQTISQLESYISG, encoded by the coding sequence ATGAAAAGCGTAAAACACTTGCTGGACACTAAACAGGTCATCATTATCTCCGTATCAGAGAATATTTCTGTTCTGGATGCCTTAAAAGTAATGACAGAAAAAAATATCAGCGCCGTATTGGTGATGGAAGACCAGCAACTTCATGGTATTTTTACGGAACGGGATTATGCCCGAAAAATCATCCTGCAAGGGAAATCATCAAAAGATACCCTGATCAAAGAAGCCATGACAGCTAAGCCCATTACCATCAAGTTTAGCGACAGTATTGATCATTGTATGGAATTGATGACGGATAAACACATCCGCCATTTACCAGTTGTAGAAAACGACGAAGTAAAAGGAATGGTTTCCATCGGCGATGTGGTAAAGTTTATTATTGCTGATCAGAAACAGACCATTTCGCAATTGGAAAGCTATATTAGCGGGTAA
- a CDS encoding polysaccharide deacetylase, with protein MKLSKRLLITIFCSCFFCIQIFAQNFEDIKRYKVSYALATRTNEKLIALRSFSANNHKYLLLVNPETLDTKVDLASNYATSSLKFQNVLAIFKNTAYIKSIEAAAAKDLQLQNAGIDHAIPNEKGITLTIDLCPSHKALDRIIFQSVFYEFKKIELPAPLAVSVSGKWMLKHQDDLNWLKSLVEKKELNITWVNHTYNHQVNKLPLAENFLLAPGTNLDVEVLENEKLMLKNGLTPSVFFRFPGLVSDKAIVGKIEAYGLIPIGSDAWLAKGQQPNAGSIVLIHGNGNEEIGVKDFIQLLKTKQADVKNKQWLLFDLREGLEKEFE; from the coding sequence ATGAAATTATCTAAACGTTTGCTCATCACTATTTTTTGCAGCTGCTTTTTCTGCATTCAAATTTTTGCGCAAAATTTTGAAGACATTAAACGCTACAAGGTAAGTTATGCTCTGGCAACACGTACTAATGAGAAGTTGATTGCACTTAGAAGTTTTTCGGCAAATAACCATAAATATCTATTGCTGGTGAATCCTGAAACTTTAGATACTAAAGTAGATCTGGCCAGTAATTATGCCACAAGCAGCTTAAAGTTCCAAAATGTATTAGCGATTTTTAAAAATACGGCTTATATAAAATCAATAGAAGCCGCAGCAGCTAAAGATTTACAGCTTCAAAATGCGGGGATCGACCATGCCATTCCGAACGAAAAGGGAATTACCTTAACGATCGATCTTTGTCCTTCGCATAAGGCTTTAGACCGGATTATCTTCCAATCAGTTTTCTACGAATTTAAAAAGATAGAGCTGCCCGCCCCGCTTGCGGTTTCCGTTTCAGGTAAATGGATGCTAAAACATCAGGATGACCTGAATTGGTTAAAAAGTTTAGTAGAGAAAAAAGAATTGAATATTACCTGGGTAAACCATACTTATAACCATCAGGTAAATAAACTGCCATTAGCCGAAAATTTTCTGTTGGCTCCTGGAACCAATTTAGATGTAGAAGTACTGGAAAACGAAAAATTAATGTTAAAAAACGGCTTAACCCCTTCGGTATTTTTCCGTTTTCCGGGATTGGTATCAGACAAGGCAATAGTCGGAAAAATTGAAGCTTATGGATTAATCCCTATTGGAAGCGATGCCTGGCTGGCCAAAGGACAGCAACCTAATGCAGGCAGCATTGTACTGATCCATGGCAACGGGAATGAAGAAATTGGTGTAAAAGATTTTATCCAGTTGCTAAAAACGAAACAAGCTGATGTGAAGAATAAACAATGGTTGCTTTTCGATTTGAGAGAGGGTTTGGAAAAGGAATTTGAATAA
- a CDS encoding M20/M25/M40 family metallo-hydrolase has protein sequence MKYLFSTALLCTTLFTNAQDKFGDVFAKINTDVQQNSRAYQTLKYETETIGHRLTGSANGAKAEQYAFDLLKSYGCEVKFQPFEVESWARKTINVEIGADKNSLTKMKAVTLAHSPVSADVTGEIVDAGNGLEADYQASPEKFKGKIALIYLGVLPGSPAGTKSLHRSEKTAIATKYGAIGVIIINTVKDGVLLTGTASVTGKLIPIPAVCIGLEDGMALKEKIKSQPQTAHIAMTNFSGLIKARNVVATFKGTELPKDKIIVGGHLDSWDLATGAIDNGIGSFAIMDMARTFKKLNLKTKRTVEFVLFMGEEQGLLGSKAYIDQAKKDGTLNQVKFMLNYDMTNDPKGFSTSRAEMKDLFTSWGADIVKIDTGFKNLFNAGAGLHSDHQPFMLAGIPTGGGFGGKLPNNSGPFYHSDGDSFKLVDEQELKNTVRYSAMLTYALANTPKIPVGVQGEEELRAFLESQNLKEPLSIAGEWRWK, from the coding sequence ATGAAATACCTTTTCTCCACTGCCCTTCTTTGCACCACTTTATTTACCAATGCACAAGATAAATTTGGCGATGTTTTTGCCAAAATCAATACTGATGTACAACAAAACTCAAGAGCTTATCAAACCTTAAAATATGAAACCGAAACCATCGGTCACCGTTTAACGGGCTCTGCAAATGGAGCAAAAGCAGAGCAATATGCCTTCGATTTATTAAAATCTTATGGCTGCGAGGTAAAATTTCAGCCTTTTGAAGTGGAAAGCTGGGCAAGAAAAACGATCAATGTAGAAATTGGTGCTGATAAAAATAGTCTGACCAAAATGAAGGCCGTTACACTGGCGCATTCGCCAGTAAGTGCGGATGTTACAGGTGAAATTGTAGACGCTGGTAACGGATTGGAAGCAGATTATCAGGCCAGTCCTGAAAAATTTAAAGGTAAAATTGCTTTGATTTATCTGGGGGTGTTACCAGGCTCTCCTGCAGGAACGAAATCATTACACCGCTCAGAAAAAACTGCTATTGCCACAAAATATGGTGCCATTGGTGTAATTATTATCAATACGGTAAAAGATGGCGTGCTTTTAACCGGAACCGCTTCGGTAACGGGTAAATTGATTCCAATACCTGCAGTTTGTATCGGTTTGGAAGATGGAATGGCTTTGAAAGAGAAAATTAAATCGCAGCCACAAACAGCGCATATTGCCATGACGAACTTTTCGGGTTTGATTAAAGCCCGCAATGTAGTGGCTACCTTTAAAGGAACTGAATTGCCAAAAGATAAAATTATAGTTGGTGGGCATTTGGATAGCTGGGATTTGGCAACTGGTGCTATCGATAATGGAATCGGCTCTTTCGCGATTATGGATATGGCAAGGACTTTTAAAAAACTGAATTTAAAAACCAAACGTACGGTAGAGTTTGTATTATTTATGGGTGAGGAGCAAGGTTTGTTGGGTTCTAAAGCTTATATCGATCAGGCTAAAAAAGACGGAACCTTAAACCAGGTGAAGTTTATGCTGAACTACGATATGACCAACGATCCGAAAGGTTTCTCTACTTCACGTGCTGAAATGAAAGACCTTTTTACATCCTGGGGAGCTGATATTGTAAAGATTGATACAGGCTTTAAAAACCTGTTTAATGCTGGTGCAGGTTTACACAGCGATCATCAGCCATTTATGTTAGCAGGTATTCCTACCGGAGGTGGTTTCGGAGGTAAATTGCCAAATAATTCCGGACCATTTTACCATTCCGATGGCGATAGCTTTAAACTGGTTGATGAGCAGGAACTTAAAAATACGGTACGCTACAGTGCCATGTTAACTTATGCATTAGCCAATACACCAAAAATCCCGGTAGGTGTTCAAGGCGAAGAAGAGCTAAGGGCTTTTTTAGAATCTCAGAACTTAAAGGAGCCTTTGAGTATTGCTGGTGAGTGGAGATGGAAGTAA